From Sander lucioperca isolate FBNREF2018 chromosome 14, SLUC_FBN_1.2, whole genome shotgun sequence, the proteins below share one genomic window:
- the psmb10 gene encoding proteasome subunit beta type-10, whose translation MLHSLKPCEQQTGGGFCFENSRRNAVLESSLSEFGYKAPSARKTGTTIAGIVYKDGVVLGADTRATDDMVVADKNCMKIHYIAPKIYCCGAGVAADAEITTQIMASNVELHMLNTGRPPLIAMVTRQLKQMLFRYQGHVGSSLIVGGVDVTGAHLYSVFPHGSYDKLPFVTMGSGASAAISVFEDRFKPNMELEEAKQLVQDAIAAGIFCDLGSGSNVDLCVITEAGVEYLRGYDKPTMKGERAGQYRYKPGTTAVLTKTVTPFSLDVVDESVQIMDTE comes from the exons ATGTTGCACAGTCTGAAGCCCTGCGAGCAGCAGACTGGAGGAGGCTTCTGCTTTGAGAACAGCCGCAG GAATGCAGTGTTGGAGTCCAGTTTGTCAGAGTTTGGCTACAAAGCTCCCAGTGCAAGAAAGACAGGGACCACTATTGCTGGGATTGTTTACAAG GATGGAGTGGTCCTGGGAGCAGACACCAGGGCTACAGACGACATGGTGGTGGCTGACAAAAACTGCATGAAGATTCACTACATCGCTCCCAAGATCTA CTGCTGTGGGGCCGGCGTGGCTGCAGACGCAGAGATAACCACCCAGATCATGGCGTCCAACGTGGAACTGCACATGCTCAACACTGGGCGACCCCCACTCATCGCCATGGTGACCCGGCAGCTGAAACAGATGCTGTTCAG GTACCAGGGTCATGTCGGTTCATCCCTAATCGTTGGAGGAGTCGACGTGACTGGAGCTCACCTGTACAGCGTTTTCCCACACGGCTCCTACGACAAACTGCCTTTCGTCACCATGG GCTCTGGAGCTTCAGCTGCTATCTCTGTATTTGAGGACAGATTCAAACCAAACATGGAG CTAGAAGAGGCGAAGCAGCTCGTCCAAGACGCCATCGCCGCAGGGATTTTCTGTGACCTGGGTTCAGGCAGCAACGTGGACCTGTGTGTTATCACCGAGGCTGGAGTGGAGTACCTGCGAGGCTACGACAAGCCCACCATGAAGGGCGAAAG AGCGGGACAGTACAGGTATAAGCCTGGCACCACGGCTGTCCTGACAAAGACGGTGACCCCGTTCTCTCTGGATGTGGTCGATGAATCTGTTCAGATCATGGACACTGaataa